GGTTACCTCCTTCGGGGAGTCCGGCCCGGTGCTCCAACTCCGCGATCCGGGTCTCCAGGTCCGACAACTTGCGCACCTTGATCCCCAACTCGAGTATGGCCCGGGCCGCGCCCAACCGCACGGCCGGTGGTGCCGAGTCCTTCTGGAGCGACAGTAGGGTTCGCACGGCCTCGCCCGCGGCCGCCGTGAGCAATCCCGCGGCCCGGCGCACCATGTCGGCCCGGAGCGCTTGCAACCGTCCCCGGAACGCGGGCTCGGCGAGGCACCGGTAGATCGTGCGGTCCGTGAGCCCGCACTGCTTCGCGGCCGCGTCCACGGTGGCCCCGCACGCCAGCGCCAGGAGCAACTGGTCCTCGTTCTTCTTCACCCGGCCCGCGGCCATGCCCCACCTCCTTACAGCACGTCCACCGGCGGCTCGATGTACTCGGGTCCGCACACGATCAGGAGCCCGAACGGCGCGAGCTTCCCGTCGGGCACCACGGGTTCGCCCTTCGCCGGGTCGTACACGAGGAGCCCCGCGAGCGAACCCTCGGGTCCGTCCTTGTACAAGCCCGGTGCCCGGCCCTCGGCTCGATCAACCGGGATCGCCTCGATCACGTGGAACTGGTCCGGGGGCAGGCGGTGGGCCAGCGCTTTCGCCACCTTGCCGAGTCGGTTCGTCAGGCTCATCCCGCGCCCCCGTCACCATTATTCCGCGTTCCGTCAGGGTTTACGCCGCCACGCGCTCGGCCGCCGTCCCGGTCAGCGACTCGAACCGGGCTACCACGACGTCACAGTACCGCGGGTCCAATTCCATGAGCGCCGCGGTGCGCCCGGTCTGCTCGGCCGCGACGAGCGTGGTCCCGCTGCCCGCGAACGGGTCCAGCACCACGCCCCCGGTAGGGCACGAGTTGTTGAGCAGGTACTCGAACAGGGCCACGGGCTTGGGGGTCGGGTGGTCCGCGTTCTTCGCGGGCTTGTCGAACTCCAACACAGTCGTTTGGGCGCGGTCGGCGAGCCACGTGTGTGGTGCCCCGTCGTTCCAACCATAGATGCACGGCTCGTGCTTCCAGTGGTAGTCCTGGCGCCCGAGCACGAGCGCGGACTTGACCCACACGAGGCACTGGCGCACGGTGAGCCCGGCGGACGCGCACGCGAGGCGCACGTCGAGCCCGGCCAGGTCCGCGTGCCACACGTAGAACGCACCGCCCGGGCTCAGGTGCCGGAGCGCACTACCCAGCGCGGACGCCAGGAACGTGCGGTACTGCTCGGGAGTCATGTCGTCGTTGGCGATGATGAGCGCGTCGGCCGTCTTGCCCGAGTACGCGACGTTGTACGGCGGGTCCGTGAGCAGCGTGTCGGCGGGACCGTCGGGCAAGAGCCGGGCCAGATCCTCGGGTTTGGTGGCGTCGCCGCACAGCAGGCGGTGGCGCCCGAGGAGCCACAGGTCCCCGGGCCGGGTGACGGGCTCGGCGGGCGGCTCGGGCACGTCGTCGGGATCACCGGCGGGTTCGGCGGGCGGCGCGGTGAGGAGCCGGAGCAGCTCGTCCTCGGGGAACCCGGTGAGCGACACGTCGTAATCGGCGTTCTGTAACGCCACGAGCTCTTGGGCGAGCCGGTCGTCGTCCCAGGTCGCGAGCGTGGCGGTCTGGTTGTCGGCGAGGCGGTACGCGCGGGCCTGCTCGGGGGTGAGCCCGCGGGCCACGTGCACCGGTACCTCGGTGAGCCCGAGCTGGAGCGCGGCCTTGTACCGGGTGTGGCCCACAATAATCACGTCGCACTCGTCCACAACCAATGGCTGCCTCATGCCGAACTCGCGGATCGAAGCCGCAACCGCGTCAACCGCGCGGTCGTTGGCGCGTGGGTTGTTCTCGTAGGGCCGGATCGACCCGACCGGCCGCATTTCGACGTCCATTCTGCCCCTCCGCACGTGTCACGGTGCCCCTCTATGAAGGGAACTACCCCGCCCGCGCGAGAAGTGTCCGGACCCGAGCGCAGATTTTTCTGCAATCCAGTGATGCGGTACTGTTCGTCGTGGGAAAAACGGACAGACGAATCCGATCGCTCGGAACTTAAGGGGAGCCGCTACTAACGCAACGGGACCGGGAGATAAATCGCCTCAAATCGAGCCGCGAGGCGCTCTCGCACGAGTCCGAATCGCTTTCGGAACAGGCGGTTACGTACAGCTCCGCGCCCACCCACATGCGTTGATCCGGTGACCCGTGAAAAGTCGCGCGAAAATTTCCTATGCGCCGGGTTCCGGCGGGGCAATTACTCTGTGTTCGAGCGATCCCGGATGAGATCCACGCTATGCCAACACCCGAAACCGGCCGACTCCTGCGCGAGGTCCGGAACCTGATCGGCGACGCCCGCGAGGACGTCCCGGACGGCGAGCTCGTCGCGCGGTTCGTGGACCAGCGCGACGAGCTCGCGTTCGAGTGCCTCGTGCGCCGGTACAGCCGGCTCGTGTTCGGCGTCTGCCGGCGCGTCCTGGTCGATCCGAACGCGGCCGACGACGTGTTTCAGGCCACGTTTCTCGTCCTCGTTCACCGGGCGGCGTCGATCGACCGGAACCGCCCGGTTTCGGACTGGCTCTACACGGTCGCGTTCCGGCTCGCGTGCCGGGCGCGGGCGAACGCCGCCCGGCGCCAGCGGCTCGAAGCGGCCGGGGCGCAGTGCCGGCCCGTGAGTGCCGAGCCCGGCGCGCCCGAAGACGGGCACGCGGTTCTGCACGAAGAACTGAACCGACTGCCGGAACAGTACCGCGTCCCGCTCGTGTTGTCGTACCTGGAGGGGCGCACCTACGAGCAGGTGGCACGAGCGATCGGGTGCCCGGTCGGGTCGGTCGGTTGGCGCCTCACCCGCGCCCGGGACGCGCTCCGGGCGCGCCTCACGAACCGCGGTATCGTGTGCCCGGCCGCCGGGATCGCAACTCTGATCGCGTCCGCCGGGGGCGGAACAGCCGCGCCGGTGTCACTCTTCGATACCACGGTGCGAGCCGGGCTGTGGTTCGCGTGGCGCTCGGCCGACGGAACCGTACACGCCGCGCCTTCGGCGCAGGTGCTCGAACTCGCACGGGGAACAATGGGAACCATGACAACGAGTAAATGGGCCGCGGCCGCGGTGCTGCTGGCGATCGGGCTGTGTGGCGGAACCGCGTGGATGGCGCGCTCGATGGCGGTGAGCGAATCGCCGCGAGCGGCCGCGGACCAACCCGTCCTTGCCCCAAAGCCCGTAAAGTCCAACGAGCTGCCCGAAGGCGCGACCGCCCGAATGGGCACGGCGCAGTTCCGGCACGGCGACGTGGTGTTCTTCATCGCGTACACGGCCGACGGCAAAGGAATCGTGACCGCGGGGCGCGACAACACCGTCCGGCTGTGGGACCGTACCACGGGGCAGGTCGTGCGCCAGTTCGAGCGCGCGGAGGGGAAGAAGGAACCACTCGCGCAGAAACCCGCAATGCCCGCGATGCCGGGCAAAATGATGCAAGCCACGACACCGGACGACTTCCCGGTGGCACTGGCGCCCGACGGGAAGACGCTCGCCGCCGGGAAGAACCGGACCATTACCGTTTGGGAAGCCGCGACCGGAAAGAAGCTCCACGCCTTGACCGCGTCGGCCGATGTAACGGAACTGGAATTCACGCCGGACGGCCAGTCGCTCGTTTCCGCCGACGCGAATGACACCGTCGTGCTCTGGGATTCGGTCGAAGGAAAGGCCCGGAAGACGTTCGAGCCGAAGGCCGAAATGAAAGGGACGACGAAGACCGGAACCGCCGTCTCGCCCGCGGGGACGCACGTCGTTCAGCAACTCATCGAGCCCGAGACCACGAGCGGCTTGCTCCGCGTCACCGAACTCGCAACGGGGACCGTGCTCCCGGACATCAAGCTCTCGGTGGGCGGCGCCCAGAACATCACGTTCTCGCCGGACGGTAAGTACCTCGCCTGGGCGTCGTTCACCGACGGCATCACGGTCTGGGACGTCGGGGCACACAAGGAGGTGAAGCGCTTCGGCAGCGGGACGGCCATGAAGCCGCGGTTCTTCGGGAAATCGCTGCGCATCGCGGCCGACAACAAGACGGTCGCTGTCACCCTCTCGAACGACGCGATCGAACTGTGGGACATCGCCGAGGGCAAGCTGAAGCAAACCATCGGTGGCTACAAGGTCGAGCAGTCGGGCCGCGTGGCCGTGCGCATCGTGCGCGGCGGGGTGAGCCGAATGACCCACACGGACCTCGCACTCACCTCGGACGGGAAAACGGTCGCGGTCAGCCTCGGCAGCGCGGCCGTGCGACAGTTCGATGTCGAAACGGGGAAAGAAATCGCAGCGACCCCCGGTCACCTCTCGGGAATCATGGCGGTCGGTTCGGACGGGCGCACCGTCGTCACCGTGAGCCGTGAATCGGTTCGCGTGTGGGATCTGGCCGGCGGTGCGGTCCGGCACTGGGCGCTGACGCCGCCCGCGGTTTCGGTCGCCGTCTCGCCCGATGCGAAGTTCGTCGCGACCGCGTCCGGGAACGGGGTCGTTCGGATGTGGGACGCCGCGCGGGGCGAGCAGGTCCGCGAGATCGACACGAAGCGCGCGGACGTCGCGGGGATCGGGTTCTCGCCCGACGGCAAGCTACTCGCGACGAAGGCCGAACTGAATTCCGCGGTGAACCTCTGGGACGCGACCGCCGGCACACACGTCCGCACCATCGGTCAGGACGGCGAGCCGGTGTTCAGTGGCGGGCGCGTCACCCTCGACATCTCCGGTATGCAGACACCCGTAATACGGTTCTCACACGACGGGCGCCTGATTGCGTCCGCGGGCGACAAGAAGCAGCTCCGCGTGTGGGACGCGGCCACCGGAACGGCGGTGTGCGACGTCGCGGCCCCCAAGTCGCTGGGCGTCGCGTTCGAGTTCTCCGCGAACGGCCA
The Gemmata palustris DNA segment above includes these coding regions:
- a CDS encoding sigma-70 family RNA polymerase sigma factor — protein: MPTPETGRLLREVRNLIGDAREDVPDGELVARFVDQRDELAFECLVRRYSRLVFGVCRRVLVDPNAADDVFQATFLVLVHRAASIDRNRPVSDWLYTVAFRLACRARANAARRQRLEAAGAQCRPVSAEPGAPEDGHAVLHEELNRLPEQYRVPLVLSYLEGRTYEQVARAIGCPVGSVGWRLTRARDALRARLTNRGIVCPAAGIATLIASAGGGTAAPVSLFDTTVRAGLWFAWRSADGTVHAAPSAQVLELARGTMGTMTTSKWAAAAVLLAIGLCGGTAWMARSMAVSESPRAAADQPVLAPKPVKSNELPEGATARMGTAQFRHGDVVFFIAYTADGKGIVTAGRDNTVRLWDRTTGQVVRQFERAEGKKEPLAQKPAMPAMPGKMMQATTPDDFPVALAPDGKTLAAGKNRTITVWEAATGKKLHALTASADVTELEFTPDGQSLVSADANDTVVLWDSVEGKARKTFEPKAEMKGTTKTGTAVSPAGTHVVQQLIEPETTSGLLRVTELATGTVLPDIKLSVGGAQNITFSPDGKYLAWASFTDGITVWDVGAHKEVKRFGSGTAMKPRFFGKSLRIAADNKTVAVTLSNDAIELWDIAEGKLKQTIGGYKVEQSGRVAVRIVRGGVSRMTHTDLALTSDGKTVAVSLGSAAVRQFDVETGKEIAATPGHLSGIMAVGSDGRTVVTVSRESVRVWDLAGGAVRHWALTPPAVSVAVSPDAKFVATASGNGVVRMWDAARGEQVREIDTKRADVAGIGFSPDGKLLATKAELNSAVNLWDATAGTHVRTIGQDGEPVFSGGRVTLDISGMQTPVIRFSHDGRLIASAGDKKQLRVWDAATGTAVCDVAAPKSLGVAFEFSANGHVLALLTQDGTVTGYEIATGEKRFETRGAVDGPAANHSRDIAGGAAAISALGRGFANAGAIGFTADGRFLLSAAGTSALRAWDTLTGQEIGHLKGHRGSVSHLCVTGGNVLVTGSVDTTALTWDLSRLTRVELTRDTSLPAADLDQLWADLAKPDPAVALTAARKFLTDRKQAVTYLSERLRPVPAVEGARIAELVADLGGNFNARRKATAELERLGAVAAPHLRKALEGTPPLDLKQRVEALLQKATVSKLSDDQLRDLRTVELLELAATPEAKRVLEGLAKGAKGARLTLEASAALARLTATK
- a CDS encoding DNA modification methylase translates to MDVEMRPVGSIRPYENNPRANDRAVDAVAASIREFGMRQPLVVDECDVIIVGHTRYKAALQLGLTEVPVHVARGLTPEQARAYRLADNQTATLATWDDDRLAQELVALQNADYDVSLTGFPEDELLRLLTAPPAEPAGDPDDVPEPPAEPVTRPGDLWLLGRHRLLCGDATKPEDLARLLPDGPADTLLTDPPYNVAYSGKTADALIIANDDMTPEQYRTFLASALGSALRHLSPGGAFYVWHADLAGLDVRLACASAGLTVRQCLVWVKSALVLGRQDYHWKHEPCIYGWNDGAPHTWLADRAQTTVLEFDKPAKNADHPTPKPVALFEYLLNNSCPTGGVVLDPFAGSGTTLVAAEQTGRTAALMELDPRYCDVVVARFESLTGTAAERVAA